A region from the Tigriopus californicus strain San Diego chromosome 9, Tcal_SD_v2.1, whole genome shotgun sequence genome encodes:
- the LOC131886606 gene encoding ADP-ribosylation factor-like protein 6 isoform X2: MGFFDKLANILGIKKRECNVLVVGLDNSGKSTILNHFKPDDQKHSDIVPTVGFNVERFKNHNVGFTAFDMSGQGRYRNLWEHYYKDCQGIVFVVDSSDKLRMVVAKDELDMLLQHPDIRSRKIPILFFANKMDQRESMSSVKVSQTLGLERIMDKPWHICASNAVTGEGLHEGVEWLTGQIKENVERS, encoded by the exons ATGGGTTTCTTCGACAAATTGGCCAACATCCTAGGAATCAAGAAGCGCGAATGCAATGTTCTCGTTGTGGGGTTAGACAATTCGGGCAAATCCACcattttaaatcatttcaaaCCGGACGATCAGAAGCATTCTGATATCGTTCCCACCGTGGGATTCAACGTAGAGAGATTCAAAA ATCATAATGTGGGTTTCACGGCCTTTGATATGTCAGGCCAAGGTCGCTATCGAAACCTGTGGGAGCACTATTACAAAGATTGCCAGGGCATTGTGTTTGTGGTGGATTCCAGTGATAAGCTCCGGATGGTAGTGGCCAAAGATGAATTGGATATGTTGCTACAACACCCAGACATTCGATCGCGCAAAATTCCCATCTTATTCTTTGCCAACAAAATGGACCAGCGAGAGTCCATGTCAAGTGTGAAAGTGTCACAAACTTTAGGCCTAGAGCGCATAATGGACAAACCATGGCACATTTGTGCCAGCAATGCCGTCACGGGTGAGGGCCTGCATGAGGGCGTCGAATGGCTCACAGgacaaatcaaagaaaacgtGGAACGCTCGTAA
- the LOC131886604 gene encoding ubiquitin-conjugating enzyme E2-22 kDa-like — MSNIAQQRIQREFREVVKSDEVAKSGIELALAHDDLTELVGTIKGPPDTPYEGGTYQLEIRIPDTYPFNPPKVRFVTKIWHPNISSVTGAICLDILKDQWAAAMTLRTVLLSLQALLAAPEPDDPQDAVVARQFSADYKTFFKTAQHWASVFAGAPHEHPDFDRLLTKLKDMGVDESSARVALSSCGWDIHRATEQLFN, encoded by the coding sequence ATGTCGAACATCGCGCAGCAACGCATTCAACGCGAGTTTCGCGAAGTGGTCAAGAGTGACGAGGTTGCCAAGTCGGGTATTGAGCTAGCCTTAGCGCACGACGACCTCACCGAGTTAGTTGGCACCATCAAAGGACCGCCGGACACGCCCTATGAAGGTGGCACTTACCAGCTCGAGATCCGTATTCCCGATACTTATCCGTTCAACCCACCCAAAGTGCGGTTTGTCACCAAGATTTGGCACCCCAACATTTCTTCTGTGACTGGTGCCATTTGTTTGGACATCCTCAAAGACCAGTGGGCCGCGGCCATGACTTTGCGAACTGTGTTACTCTCGCTACAGGCTCTGCTGGCCGCCCCGGAACCCGATGACCCACAGGATGCTGTGGTGGCGCGTCAGTTTAGCGCCGACTACAAGACCTTCTTCAAGACGGCTCAGCATTGGGCCTCGGTCTTTGCCGGGGCTCCGCACGAGCATCCTGATTTCGATCGCTTGCTCACTAAACTGAAAGATATGGGCGTGGACGAAAGCTCTGCCCGTGTGGCCCTGTCTTCCTGCGGCTGGGACATTCATCGGGCCACTGAGCAACTCttcaattga
- the LOC131886246 gene encoding DNA replication licensing factor mcm2-like — protein MTDRVTSPGLLSDDAPTPASSVSATPAGGRRGARPARSGRHEMALDPATSSPGRDLPPFEDEGDLLGGGGGGHLASVDPEDEEAADGEELFGENMERDYRPMPGLDRYDANLMDDDSDLDALSEGERVAAEAEMRRRDRAQGRFPGRMRRGLIYGDSDDEDEDEPRARRRRLAERAAEGGHDDEAMEADEAGGVESIENLEDTRGRPVREYVTQIGPRTECANRFKNFLKTYVDAKGHNLYKEKIRHMCEVNRSSFEVDYNILASECSVLAYFLPEAPTEVLRIFDEAAKSVVMSMFPHYHRIAKEIHVRISDLPLVEELRSLRQLHLNQLIRTSGVVTSSTGVLPQLSVIKYDCNKCSYVLGPFVQNQNQETKPGTCPECQSQGPFEINMVETLYKNYQRITIQESPGRVAPGRLPRSKDALLLGDLCDVCKPGDEIELTGVYTNSYDGSLNTKQGFPVFATVVMANHILVKDERNAANSLTDDDIKAIVALSKDERIGERIIASIGPSVYGHEDIKRGIALALFGGQAKDKSDKHRVRGDLNILLCGDPGTAKSQFLKYTEKIAPRAIFTTGQGASAVGLTAYVQRSPVTKEWTLEAGALVLADQGVCLIDEFDKMNDQDRTSIHEAMEQQTISISKAGIVTSLKARCSVIAASNPIGGRYDPSMTFAENVDLTEPILSRFDILCVVRDTVDPIIDEHLAKFVVGSHMRNHPMAEQEDHDNMERLEQSLASATNLAGVEKIPQDLLKKYILYARERVHPKLHQMDQDKVAKMYSDLRRESMATGSIPITVRHIESMIRIAEANAKMHLREFVHEDDVNMAIRVMLESFIDTQKYSVMKSMKRNFARYLTFKRDNNELLLFILRQLTQETAMYMRNRYGTEQDVVEVSEGDLLDKARHLKIQNLQSFFQSDIFQANNFSYDSKRKLIVQQM, from the exons ATGACG GATCGTGTCACGTCGCCAGGCCTCCTCTCGGATGACGCACCTACCCCGGCTTCCAGTGTGTCGGCCACGCCCGCTGGCGGCCGACGTGGAGCACGGCCTGCGCGGAGTGGACGCCATGAGATGGCCTTGGATCCGGCCACGTCCTCACCCGGACGCGATTTACCGCCGTTCGAAGATGAAGGCGACCTGTtgggcggcggcggcggcgggCATCTAGCCTCGGTCGATCCGGAGGATGAAGAGGCGGCCGATGGCGAAGAGCTCTTCGGGGAAAACATGGAGCGTGACTACCGACCCATGCCCGGATTGGATCGATACGACGCCAATCTCATGGACGATGACTCGGATCTAGATGCCCTGTCTGAGGGCGAGCGTGTGGCGGCCGAGGCCGAGATGCGCCGACGTGATCGAGCCCAAGGCCGCTTTCCCGGACGAATGCGCCGGGGGCTCATTTACGGCGATAGtgacgacgaagacgaggacgaacCGCGGGCCCGTCGCCGCCGATTAGCCGAGCGTGCGGCCGAAGGGGGCCACGACGATGAAGCCATGGAGGCCGATGAGGCGGGTGGTGTGGAATCCATCGAGAACTTGGAGGATACGCGAGGTCGTCCAGTGCGGGAATATGTGACCCAAATTGGGCCTCGCACTGAGTGCGCCAATCGGTTTAAAAACTTCTTGAAGACCTACGTCGATGCTAAAGGTCACAATTTGTACAAAGAAAAGATTCGTCACATGTGCGAAG TCAATCGATCGAGCTTCGAAGTCGATTACAACATACTGGCTTCGGAATGTTCGGttttggcttattttttgCCCGAGGCGCCCACCGAAGTTTTGCGCATTTTTGATGAAGCCGCCAAAAGTGTGGTCATGTCCATGTTTCCGCACTACCATCGCATTGCCAAGGAAATCCATGTTCGCATCTCAGACTTGCCTCTGGTGGAAGAACTTCGATCGCTGCGACAACTCCATCTGAATCAATTGATCCGCACCAGCGGTGTGGTGACCTCATCCACTGGCGTTTTGCCGCAATTGTCGGTCATCAAATATGACTGCAACAAGTGTAGCTACGTTTTGGGACCGTTTGTCCAAAATCAGAACCAAGAGACCAAACCCGGTACTTGCCCTGAGTGCCAGAGTCAAGGACCGTTTGAG ATTAACATGGTCGAAACCTTGTACAAAAACTATCAACGAATCACCATTCAAGAATCACCAGGTCGGGTGGCTCCGGGCCGATTGCCCAGGTCCAAGGATGCTTTACTCTTGGGGGATTTGTGCGACGTGTGCAAACCTGGCGATGAAATCGAGCTCACTGGAGTTTACACCAACAGTTACGATGGCTCCTTGAATACAAAGCAAGGTTTTCCCGTGTTTGCCACCGTCGTCATGGCCAATCATATTCTGGTCAAAGACGAGCGCAATGCCGCCAACTCCCTGACCGATGACGATATCAAAGCCATCGTGGCCTTAAGCAAAGATGAACGGATTGGTGAGCGGATCATTGCTTCTATTGGTCCGTCTGTCTACGGCCATGAAGATATTAAGCGCGGCATTGCCTTGGCTCTCTTTGGAGGACAGGCTAAGGATAAATCCGACAAGCACCGCGTCAGAGGCGACTTGAACATTCTACTCTGTGGTGACCCCGGAACGGCGAAATCTCAGTTCCTGAAGTACACTGAGAAAATTGCTCCCCGCGCCATCTTCACTACCGGACAAGGCGCTAGTGCAGTCGGGTTGACAGCCTACGTTCAACGGTCGCCTGTTACTAAAGAGTGGACCCTGGAAGCGGGAGCTCTAGTGTTGGCTGACCAAGGCGTTTGTCTTATCGACGAGTTTGACAAGATGAATGATCAAGACCGGACCTCTATCCACGAGGCCATGGAACAACAGACCATTTCTATCTCTAAGGCCGGTATCGTGACCTCACTGAAGGCACGATGCTCGGTGATTGCCGCGTCCAATCCGATCGGCGGGCGATACGACCCGAGCATGACATTTGCAGAAAACGTCGACTTGACCGAACCCATTTTGTCTCGTTTCGACATCTTGTGTGTAGTCCGAGACACGGTCGACCCCATCATTGATGaacatttggccaaatttgtgGTGGGCTCCCACATGCGCAACCATCCCATGGCTGAACAAGAGGACCACGATAATATGGAGCGCTTGGAGCAGTCGTTGGCCAGTGCCACCAATCTGGCGGGTGTGGAGAAGATTCCACAAGATTTGCTCAAGAAGTATATCCTCTACGCGCGGGAACGTGTTCATCCTAAACTCCATCAAATGGACCAAGACAAGGTAGCTAAGATGTATAGCGACCTTCGACGCGAGTCCATGGCTACTGGCAGTATTCCTATCACGGTGAGGCATATCGAGAGCATGATTCGTATCGCCGAAGCCAACGCCAAAATGCATCTCAGAGAATTCGTCCATGAGGACGATGTAAACATGGCCATCCGCGTGATGCTGGAATCCTTCATCGATACCCAGAAGTATTCTGTGATGAAGTCGATGAAGAGAAACTTTGCCCGTTATTTGACTTTTAAGCGGGACAACAACGAGCTCCTCTTGTTCATTTTACGTCAATTAACCCAAGAAACCGCCATGTATATGAGAAATCGCTATGGAACCGAGCAAGACGTCGTGGAAGTGTCTGAAGGTGACCTTTTGGATAAG GCCCGCCATTTGAAAATCCAAAACTTGCAGTCATTTTTCCAAAGCGATATCTTCCAAGCCAACAATTTTAGTTACGACTCGAAGCGAAAACTGATCGTTCAACAGATGTAA
- the LOC131886606 gene encoding ADP-ribosylation factor-like protein 6 isoform X1 has translation MVKKLGVRWLPGIPFLDEPRVSHAFTGRDLPLMTLESGGRRPVAMGFETALVLVLAQNTNVNVADGNTDHNVGFTAFDMSGQGRYRNLWEHYYKDCQGIVFVVDSSDKLRMVVAKDELDMLLQHPDIRSRKIPILFFANKMDQRESMSSVKVSQTLGLERIMDKPWHICASNAVTGEGLHEGVEWLTGQIKENVERS, from the exons ATGGTAAAAAAGTTGGGAGTGCGTTGGTTGCCTGGCATTCCTTTCCTCGACGAGCCACGGGTCAGCCATGCTTTCACTGGGCGAGATCTGCCTCTGATGACTTTGGAATCAGGAGGTAGAAGACCAGTCGCTATGGGGTTTGAAACCGCTCTGGTTCTCGTTCTGGCTCAAAATACAAACGTGAATGTGGCGGATGGAAATACAG ATCATAATGTGGGTTTCACGGCCTTTGATATGTCAGGCCAAGGTCGCTATCGAAACCTGTGGGAGCACTATTACAAAGATTGCCAGGGCATTGTGTTTGTGGTGGATTCCAGTGATAAGCTCCGGATGGTAGTGGCCAAAGATGAATTGGATATGTTGCTACAACACCCAGACATTCGATCGCGCAAAATTCCCATCTTATTCTTTGCCAACAAAATGGACCAGCGAGAGTCCATGTCAAGTGTGAAAGTGTCACAAACTTTAGGCCTAGAGCGCATAATGGACAAACCATGGCACATTTGTGCCAGCAATGCCGTCACGGGTGAGGGCCTGCATGAGGGCGTCGAATGGCTCACAGgacaaatcaaagaaaacgtGGAACGCTCGTAA
- the LOC131886247 gene encoding UDP-N-acetylhexosamine pyrophosphorylase-like protein 1: MQRERCSPLQSDTSGKMEGSLRKQCDQFHQSHVPLFVDGLKPLEKQALLDDLKSINFQECYESFQRATQKTPEELESIDEKMSPIEESHYFSINTTSAAELHDLERVALDSIANGTIGVICLAGGQGTRLGSPDPKGMFNIGLPSNKTLYQIQVERILKLEEMSGVSGKLPLYIMTSEHTKEPTAKFFAENDYFGMKKDNLVLFEQRMVPCYDFQGQILLASEKRVARAPDGNGGLYWALRQEGILQDMIKRGIK; the protein is encoded by the coding sequence ATGCAGCGTGAGAGGTGCTCGCCACTCCAATCTGATACTTCAGGCAAGATGGAAGGCAGTCTTAGAAAACAGTGcgatcaatttcatcaatccCATGTGCCACTGTTTGTGGATGGACTGAAACCTCTGGAAAAACAGGCATTGTTGGATGATCTCAAAAGTATCAACTTTCAAGAATGCTACGAAAGTTTTCAGCGAGCCACCCAGAAAACGCCCGAAGAGCTCGAATCCATTGACGAAAAGATGAGCCCCATTGAAGAGAGTCACTATTTCTCAATCAATACGACCTCCGCCGCAGAATTGCACGACCTAGAACGGGTTGCTTTGGACTCTATTGCCAATGGAACGATAGGCGTTATTTGTCTGGCTGGAGGTCAGGGCACACGATTGGGATCGCCTGATCCCAAAGGGATGTTCAATATAGGGCTACCTTCGAATAAGACCCTGtatcaaattcaagttgagCGAATACTTAAGCTGGAGGAGATGAGTGGAGTCAGCGGAAAGTTGCCCTTGTACATCATGACGAGTGAGCACACCAAAGAGCCCACAGCCAAATTCTTCGCCGAAAACGATTATTTTGGGATGAAAAAAGACAACCTTGTTCTTTTCGAACAACGCATGGTGCCTTGCTATGACTTTCAGGGGCAAATTCTGCTCGCCTCGGAAAAGCGAGTGGCCCGAGCCCCTGATGGCAATGGAGGGCTTTATTGGGCGTTGCGACAGGAAGGAATTCTTCAAGATATGATCAAACGAGGCATCAAGTAA
- the LOC131886677 gene encoding UDP-N-acetylhexosamine pyrophosphorylase-like protein 1 translates to MADPYFMGKCIQSGVESANKVVEKSFPSEAVGVVARIDGKIQVVEYSEISVETSEQRNPDGKLAFRAGNICNHFFAVDFLSRVCSDEILKALPEHVAKKKIPHMKDGLLVQPTEPNGIKLEKFVFDVFQFSTSFLVWECRRDEEFSPLKNADGVGKKDTPTTAREAVFTLHRQFVERAGGKVVCPAASKQNSAVVCEISPLTSYAGENLEPLVEGQSLEAPICL, encoded by the coding sequence ATGGCGGACCCCTATTTCATGGGTAAATGCATTCAAAGCGGAGTGGAGTCGGCTAATAAGGTGGTAGAAAAGTCATTTCCATCCGAGGCTGTGGGCGTGGTCGCTCGAATTGATGGGAAAATTCAGGTCGTAGAGTACAGCGAAATCAGCGTGGAAACATCGGAGCAACGAAATCCCGATGGGAAATTGGCTTTCCGAGCCGGAAACATTTGCAATCACTTCTTTGCCGTCGATTTTTTGAGCCGAGTCTGTTCAGATGAGATATTGAAGGCCTTACCCGAGCACGTGGCCAAAAAGAAGATACCCCATATGAAAGATGGACTTCTTGTCCAACCGACTGAGCCCAACGGAATCAAATTGGAGAAATTCGTTTTCGATGTGTTCCAAttctctacatcgttccttgtttgggaATGCCGTAGGGACGAGGAATTCAGTCCTCTGAAAAATGCCGACGGCGTTGGTAAGAAGGACACGCCCACGACAGCGAGGGAGGCAGTTTTCACCTTACATCGTCAATTTGTTGAGAGAGCCGGAGGGAAAGTGGTGTGTCCTGCGgcctcaaaacaaaattcagcCGTGGTGTGCGAAATTTCACCTCTAACTTCGTATGCGGGAGAAAATTTGGAACCTTTGGTTGAGGGTCAATCCCTCGAAGCTCCGATCTGCCTATAA
- the LOC131886833 gene encoding tRNA (guanine(6)-N2)-methyltransferase THUMP3-like, with the protein MALAVNWSPLVGWTGREPDVVTVECSVVTGFELAAQQEVQDRLGVAAAAIVPHQGRVIFDIAGSQLPQVLSLRTIDNAWILVGVIPQMDLTGPEDETLERLIALLPDLDWPRGLAAWRRIFNRPHLNFDSDQGIDSEPIKRVKIIGDEGDTSPDSIPSFRCTCYRTGTGHAFGSMDAAKAIGGAIQDKFQWRVRMKDFDIEVVVNIDISQVYFGISLTHVSLFKRNIEHFGPTTLRATICSSLLKLANIQPGDVVVDPMCGGGSIPIEGALGYRQGFYLAGDYHELACGRTKDNIQALVTRDNKGLPIDGFQWDVTSIPLKTASVDVFVTDLPFGKRSGSKADNRVLYPRVLLSMARVVKPNSGRAVLLTQDKTSMFKSTGKFSAYWKTTKHSYCNIGGLAALVFMMTRTDKMPDDPSSEGRPASTS; encoded by the exons ATGGCTCTAGCGGTGAATTGGTCGCCCTTGGTGGGTTGGACCGGACGCGAGCCCGACGTGGTCACGGTGGAATGCTCCGTCGTGACCGGATTTGAGTTGGCCGCCCAACAAGAGGTTCAAGATCGATTGGGCGTGGCCGCTGCGGCCATTGTGCCTCATCAGGGACGCGTCATCTTCGATATCGCGGGCTCGCAGCTGCCCCAG GTGCTGAGTTTGCGAACCATTGACAACGCTTGGATCTTAGTGGGTGTCATCCCCCAAATGGATCTGACCGGCCCagag GACGAGACTCTCGAGCGTCTGATTGCCCTCCTACCCGACCTCGATTGGCCCCGGGGCTTGGCCGCCTGGCGACGGATCTTCAACCGACCTCACCTCAACTTTGATTCGGATCAGGGGATCGATTCTGAGCCCATCAAACGCGTCAAGATCATCGGTGACGAGGGCGACACCTCACCAGACTCAATTCCTTCTTTTCGCTGTACGTGCTATCGCACGGGAACGGGTCATGCTTTCGGATCTATGGATGCAGCCAAAGCCATTGGCGGTGCTATTCAAGACAAGTTTCAATGGCGCGTCCGTATGAAGGACTTTGACATTGAAGTGGTCGTTAACATTGACATCAGCCAAGTCTACTTTGGCATCTCGCTCACCCATGTTAGCCTCTTCAAGCGCAATATCGAGCATTTCGGTCCCACGACGCTCCGCGCTACGATATGTAGTTCGTTGCTTAAATTAGCCAACATTCAGCCTGGTGATGTGGTGGTGGATCCCATGTGTGGTGGTGGATCGATTCCCATTGAAG GCGCATTAGGTTACAGACAGGGCTTCTATTTGGCGGGCGATTATCACGAGTTGGCTTGTGGCCGAACCAAAGACAATATCCAAGCTCTAGTAACCAGAGACAACAAGGGTTTGCCAATTGATGGATTCCAATGGGACGTCACCTCCATCCCATTGAAGACAGCCAGCGTGGATGTATTTGTGACCGACTTG CCTTTCGGGAAGCGCAGTGGCTCGAAAGCCGATAATCGCGTGCTCTATCCTCGTGTGTTGTTGTCCATGGCCCGTGTGGTCAAACCCAATTCGGGTCGTGCCGTTTTGTTAACGCAAGACAAAACGTCGATGTTCAAG agTACGGGAAAGTTCAGTGCGTACTGGAAGACTACGAAGCATTCCTACTGCAACATCGGAGGGCTTGCTGCCTTGGTCTTTATGATGACTCGCACGGACAAAATGCCCGATGATCCATCCTCGGAAGGAAGACCCGCGAGCACCTCCTAG